A genomic window from Punica granatum isolate Tunisia-2019 chromosome 2, ASM765513v2, whole genome shotgun sequence includes:
- the LOC116197516 gene encoding serine carboxypeptidase-like 13 isoform X1, which yields MRFILLVWFLILDVVQSQSVVKTLPGFSGELPFKLETGYIGVGQSNGVQLFYYFVESERSPRDDPLMIWLTGGPGCSGLAALLYEIGPLRFDYAKSSAGNKPTLALNPYSWTKVANIIFLDQFAGAGFSYSTTQEGYYNGDYKSIAEIYEFLRKWFRDVHPEFLPNPLYISGGSYTGLTIPVIIQHILDDNRAGQQPQLNLKGYVLGNPLADVTSDLNLRITFAHGHALISDQLYESLKKNCKGKYVNADPANVACALDLQVYDWCVGKLFDENILEPHCRSSESHKPNTFQWARNNLGDGLEPINERTATQLPAEPWCREHNYILSHIWANAKIVQEALYVREGKKTGWMKCNISSTYAYEIMNVMDYHQNFTRTGLQALIYSGDHDSVVPYVATEAWIERLNISLNSEWEPWFADGQVAGYTMQYTHNSFVLTYATIKGAGHAAPEYKPQQSQAMLKRWFAYYPLLRADQHSPS from the exons ATGCGATTCATTCTGCTGGTCTGGTTCCTCATTCTTGATGTGGTTCAATCCCAATCGGTTGTCAAGACACTGCCAGGTTTCTCCGGCGAGCTGCCCTTCAAACTCGAGACCGG GTACATTGGAGTTGGGCAGTCCAATGGGGTGCAGCTGTTCTACTACTTCGTCGAGTCAGAAAGGAGTCCAAGAGACGACCCTCTGATGATTTGGCTCACTGGTGGTCCCGGTTGTTCGGGCCTCGCGGCTCTTCTTTATGAAATTG GTCCATTAAGATTTGACTATGCGAAATCAAGTGCAGGAAATAAGCCAACCTTGGCGTTGAATCCCTACTCATGGACTAAG GTGGCCAATATAATATTTCTGGACCAGTTTGCTGGGGCTGGATTCTCATATTCAACCACTCAAGAAGGATACTACAACGGAGACTACAAATCAATCGCAGAAATATATGAATTCctgagaaaa TGGTTTAGAGATGTTCATCCCGAGTTTTTACCGAATCCGCTTTACATATCTGGTGGTTCTTATACCGGCCTAACTATTCCGGTCATCATCCAGCATATACTGGATG ATAATCGAGCTGGACAGCAACCCCAATTGAATCTCAAA GGGTACGTTCTTGGCAACCCACTGGCAGACGTAACCAGTGACCTCAATTTACGAATTACATTTGCTCATGGTCACGCTCTCATATCAGATCAACTCTATGAG TCCCTTAAAAAGAACTGCAAGGGCAAGTACGTGAACGCAGACCCTGCCAATGTGGCATGTGCGCTCGACCTTCAAGTTTATGATTGG TGCGTTGGGAAGCTTTTTGATGAGAATATATTGGAACCCCACTGTAGATCATCTGAGTCTCACAAGCCAAATACATTCCAGTGGGCCCGAAATAACCTCGGGGACGGTCTCGAGCCGATCAACGAGCGCACGGCTACTCAACTCCCTGCCGAACCATGGTGTCGG GAGCACAACTATATATTATCGCACATCTGGGCCAATGCCAAGATTGTGCAGGAAGCCCTTTACGTTCGAGAG ggaaaaaaaactggATGGATGAAGTGTAATATTAGCTCAACTTACGCTTACGAAATCATGAACGTTATGGATTACCACCAGAACTTTACTCGCACTGGGCTTCAAGCCCTAATTTACAG CGGGGATCATGACAGTGTTGTCCCGTATGTGGCAACGGAAGCATGGATCGAGAGATTAAACATTTCTCTTAACTCCGAATGGGAGCCGTGGTTTGCGGACGGCCAAGTTGCCGG ATATACCATGCAGTACACGCACAATAGTTTCGTGCTAACTTATGCGACTATTAAG GGAGCTGGACACGCTGCTCCGGAGTACAAGCCCCAGCAATCCCAAGCCATGTTGAAGAGATGGTTCGCTTATTACCCTCTCTTACGAGCAGATCAACATTCTCCCAGCTAG
- the LOC116197516 gene encoding serine carboxypeptidase-like 13 isoform X2: MRFILLVWFLILDVVQSQSVVKTLPGFSGELPFKLETGYIGVGQSNGVQLFYYFVESERSPRDDPLMIWLTGGPGCSGLAALLYEIGPLRFDYAKSSAGNKPTLALNPYSWTKVANIIFLDQFAGAGFSYSTTQEGYYNGDYKSIAEIYEFLRKWFRDVHPEFLPNPLYISGGSYTGLTIPVIIQHILDDNRAGQQPQLNLKGYVLGNPLADVTSDLNLRITFAHGHALISDQLYECVGKLFDENILEPHCRSSESHKPNTFQWARNNLGDGLEPINERTATQLPAEPWCREHNYILSHIWANAKIVQEALYVREGKKTGWMKCNISSTYAYEIMNVMDYHQNFTRTGLQALIYSGDHDSVVPYVATEAWIERLNISLNSEWEPWFADGQVAGYTMQYTHNSFVLTYATIKGAGHAAPEYKPQQSQAMLKRWFAYYPLLRADQHSPS, translated from the exons ATGCGATTCATTCTGCTGGTCTGGTTCCTCATTCTTGATGTGGTTCAATCCCAATCGGTTGTCAAGACACTGCCAGGTTTCTCCGGCGAGCTGCCCTTCAAACTCGAGACCGG GTACATTGGAGTTGGGCAGTCCAATGGGGTGCAGCTGTTCTACTACTTCGTCGAGTCAGAAAGGAGTCCAAGAGACGACCCTCTGATGATTTGGCTCACTGGTGGTCCCGGTTGTTCGGGCCTCGCGGCTCTTCTTTATGAAATTG GTCCATTAAGATTTGACTATGCGAAATCAAGTGCAGGAAATAAGCCAACCTTGGCGTTGAATCCCTACTCATGGACTAAG GTGGCCAATATAATATTTCTGGACCAGTTTGCTGGGGCTGGATTCTCATATTCAACCACTCAAGAAGGATACTACAACGGAGACTACAAATCAATCGCAGAAATATATGAATTCctgagaaaa TGGTTTAGAGATGTTCATCCCGAGTTTTTACCGAATCCGCTTTACATATCTGGTGGTTCTTATACCGGCCTAACTATTCCGGTCATCATCCAGCATATACTGGATG ATAATCGAGCTGGACAGCAACCCCAATTGAATCTCAAA GGGTACGTTCTTGGCAACCCACTGGCAGACGTAACCAGTGACCTCAATTTACGAATTACATTTGCTCATGGTCACGCTCTCATATCAGATCAACTCTATGAG TGCGTTGGGAAGCTTTTTGATGAGAATATATTGGAACCCCACTGTAGATCATCTGAGTCTCACAAGCCAAATACATTCCAGTGGGCCCGAAATAACCTCGGGGACGGTCTCGAGCCGATCAACGAGCGCACGGCTACTCAACTCCCTGCCGAACCATGGTGTCGG GAGCACAACTATATATTATCGCACATCTGGGCCAATGCCAAGATTGTGCAGGAAGCCCTTTACGTTCGAGAG ggaaaaaaaactggATGGATGAAGTGTAATATTAGCTCAACTTACGCTTACGAAATCATGAACGTTATGGATTACCACCAGAACTTTACTCGCACTGGGCTTCAAGCCCTAATTTACAG CGGGGATCATGACAGTGTTGTCCCGTATGTGGCAACGGAAGCATGGATCGAGAGATTAAACATTTCTCTTAACTCCGAATGGGAGCCGTGGTTTGCGGACGGCCAAGTTGCCGG ATATACCATGCAGTACACGCACAATAGTTTCGTGCTAACTTATGCGACTATTAAG GGAGCTGGACACGCTGCTCCGGAGTACAAGCCCCAGCAATCCCAAGCCATGTTGAAGAGATGGTTCGCTTATTACCCTCTCTTACGAGCAGATCAACATTCTCCCAGCTAG
- the LOC116197515 gene encoding serine carboxypeptidase-like 2, whose product MYSRSIVVPPLTLGEVCRRRNIEQATGRLRVEEAMLWILLIWFLVLDAIQSQSIVKRLPGFSGELPFRLETGYVGVGQFDDVQLFYYFIESERSPRDDPLVLWLTGGPGCSSLSGLLYEIGPLKFDYVKSRGGNKPTLALNPYSWTKVANIIFLDQPVGTGFSYSTTQEGYYVGDYSSTAETYQFLVKWLRNVHPEFLPNPLYIAGDSYSGVTVPMVVQLVLDGNRAGHLPQLNLKGYALGNPLTDEIGDLNSRVTFAHRLAVISDQLYKALKKNCKGEYVNANLTNVACALALRAYNMSVAKLDSANILEPNCRFMSPKPNIFQWSRNVVGEDLDLIIERMSSQVPPELWCRDDNYILSYIWANDKAVQRALHVREGTKDEWIRCNETSTYAYEVTNVVGYHQNFTRTQLQALVYSGDHDMVVPYVGTEAWIQRLNMSLTTEWEPWLLEGQVAGYTMKYTHDSHVLTYTTVKGAGHTAPEYKPAQCLAMVDRWFAYYPL is encoded by the exons ATGTATAGCCGCTCCATCGTAGTACCAC CTCTGACTCTGGGCGAAGTTTGCAGAAGAAGAAATATCGAGCAAGCAACTGGCCGCCTCCGGGTCGAAGAAGCCATGCTATGGATTTTGCTCATCTGGTTTCTCGTCCTCGATGCGATCCAGTCCCAGTCTATAGTCAAGAGATTGCCCGGATTCTCGGGCGAATTACCATTCAGGCTTGAGACAGG GTACGTCGGAGTTGGTCAGTTCGATGATGTCCAGCTGTTCTACTACTTCATCGAGTCAGAAAGGAGTCCGAGAGACGACCCTTTGGTGCTTTGGCTCACTGGTGGTCCCGGTTGTTCGAGCCTCTCGGGTCTTCTTTACGAAATTG GTCCATTAAAATTTGACTATGTGAAATCCAGGGGAGGCAATAAGCCAACCCTGGCGTTGAATCCCTACTCATGGACCAAG GTCGccaatataatatttttggaccaacctgtTGGGACTGGATTCTCATATTCAACCACTCAGGAAGGATATTATGTCGGAGACTACTCATCGACGGCAGAAACATATCAATTCTTGGTAAAA TGGCTCAGAAATGTCCATCCCGAGTTTCTGCCGAATCCGCTCTATATTGCCGGTGATTCTTATTCCGGCGTAACTGTTCCAATGGTCGTTCAGCTAGTACTAGATG GTAATCGAGCTGGACATCTGCCCCAATTGAATCTCAAA GGGTATGCTCTTGGCAACCCTCTGACGGACGAAATCGGCGACCTCAATTCCCGAGTCACATTTGCTCATCGTCTGGCTGTCATATCAGATCAACTCTATAAG GCCCTTAAGAAGAACTGCAAGGGCGAGTATGTGAACGCAAACCTCACCAATGTGGCATGTGCGCTCGCCCTCCGAGCTTATAATATG AGCGTTGCCAAGCTTGACTCTGCGAATATATTGGAACCCAACTGTAGATTTATGTCTCCCAAGCCTAATATATTCCAATGGTCGCGGAATGTCGTCGGGGAGGATCTTGACCTGATTATTGAACGCATGTCTTCTCAAGTCCCTCCTGAACTATGGTGTCGG GACGACAACTATATATTATCGTACATATGGGCCAACGACAAGGCTGTGCAGAGAGCCCTTCATGTTCGAGAG GGAACAAAAGATGAGTGGATAAGGTGTAATGAGACCTCAACTTATGCCTATGAAGTCACGAACGTCGTCGGTTACCATCAAAATTTTACCCGCACACAGCTTCAAGCCCTAGTTTACAG CGGGGATCATGACATGGTCGTTCCATATGTCGGAACGGAGGCATGGATCCAGAGATTAAACATGTCTCTCACCACTGAGTGGGAGCCGTGGCTCTTAGAAGGCCAAGTTGCCGG ATATACCATGAAGTACACGCACGACAGTCATGTTCTAACCTACACGACTGTTAAG GGAGCTGGACACACTGCTCCGGAATACAAGCCTGCGCAATGCCTCGCGATGGTGGACAGATGGTTTGCTTATTACCCTCTCTGA
- the LOC116193543 gene encoding serine carboxypeptidase-like 18 isoform X1, whose translation MGKFRCSVHWKCLCGLLLVFVGIVGSQSIVECLPGYPGKLPFKLETGYVTVDNSELFYYFIESSGNPKEDPIFLWLTGGPGCSSFSGLVYELGPMEFDIENYVGGLPKLQPYEYAWTKTASIIFLDSPVGTGFSYSTTAEGWYSSDSKSASQAYQFLRKWMIAHPQYLALQLFIGGDSYSGIIVPQVTKYVVDGNKDGADPPFNLKGYLIGSPATDSVIDENSKIVFSHRMALISDELYEAAKTSCNETYVNVDPSNTKCTATLAAIKKCIQDINTKDILEPKCASASPMYNPNENHRSVLEKPAEFILSPPRIPGLWCRNFNYAMSDWWSNDIQVQKALNVRPGTVLQWQRCNNSLAYTKDIPSVVYVHKELSTLGLEVLVECGDRDLVVPYVGTVNWITSLNLTVVNDWRPWFIDGQVAGYTKKYSEHGFCLTYTTIKGAGHTAPEYKRRECYEMFGRWIHYYPI comes from the exons ATGGGGAAGTTCAGATGTTCTGTCCATTGGAAGTGCTTGTGTGGGCTGCTGCTGGTCTTTGTTGGAATCGTTGGTTCTCAGTCCATTGTCGAGTGCCTTCCTGGGTACCCCGGGAAGCTCCCCTTCAAGCTCGAAACCGG GTACGTAACCGTCGATAATTCCGAGCTGTTCTATTATTTCATTGAGTCATCAGGGAATCCCAAGGAGGACCCTATCTTCTTGTGGCTTACCGGAGGCCCTGGTTGTTCTTCCTTTAGTGGACTTGTCTACGAACTCG GTCCAATGGAGTTTGATATCGAAAACTATGTCGGAGGATTACCAAAGCTGCAACCTTACGAATATGCATGGACAAAG ACAGCCAGCATCATATTTCTTGATTCACCAGTCGGTACTGGCTTTTCCTATTCGACTACTGCTGAAGGTTGGTACTCTTCAGACTCAAAATCGGCATCCCAAGCATATCAGTTCCTGAGGAAG TGGATGATAGCGCACCCTCAATACCTCGCATTACAGCTATTCATTGGCGGAGATTCTTATTCAGGAATTATCGTTCCACAGGTCACCAAATATGTTGTGGATG GTAACAAAGATGGAGCGGATCCACCTTTCAATCTCAAG GGGTATCTCATCGGAAGTCCAGCAACAGACTCAGTTATCGATGAAAACTCCAAGATTGTCTTTTCCCACCGAATGGCGCTTATTTCTGATGAACTTTACGAG GCAGCCAAAACAAGTTGCAATGAAACCTATGTGAATGTCGACCCATCGAACACTAAGTGCACAGCTACTCTTGCAGCCATCAAAAAG TGCATCCAGGATATAAATACAAAGGACATCTTGGAACCCAAGTGCGCATCTGCATCCCCAATGTATAATCCCAACGAGAACCATCGATCAGTGCTTGAGAAGCCCGCGGAGTTCATTCTTTCACCTCCTAGAATTCCTGGCTTGTGGTGTCGG AACTTTAATTACGCTATGTCCGATTGGTGGTCGAATGATATTCAAGTTCAGAAAGCTCTGAATGTCCGACCG GGTACTGTACTGCAATGGCAGAGGTGTAACAACAGCTTAGCATACACAAAAGATATCCCAAGCGTCGTTTATGTTCACAAGGAACTTAGTACACTTGGTTTGGAAGTGTTGGTTGAGTg CGGGGACCGTGACCTGGTTGTTCCATATGTTGGTACTGTAAATTGGATAACGTCTCTGAACTTGACTGTCGTTAATGACTGGAGGCCGTGGTTTATCGATGGGCAAGTTGCAGG ATATACGAAGAAGTACTCGGAACATGGATTTTGTTTAACGTACACGACTATCAAG GGCGCAGGGCATACTGCGCCGGAGTACAAGCGAAGAGAATGTTATGAAATGTTCGGCAGATGGATCCACTACTATCCTATATAA
- the LOC116193543 gene encoding serine carboxypeptidase-like 18 isoform X3: MGKFRCSVHWKCLCGLLLVFVGIVGSQSIVECLPGYPGKLPFKLETGYVTVDNSELFYYFIESSGNPKEDPIFLWLTGGPGCSSFSGLVYELGPMEFDIENYVGGLPKLQPYEYAWTKTASIIFLDSPVGTGFSYSTTAEGWYSSDSKSASQAYQFLRKWMIAHPQYLALQLFIGGDSYSGIIVPQVTKYVVDGNKDGADPPFNLKGYLIGSPATDSVIDENSKIVFSHRMALISDELYEAAKTSCNETYVNVDPSNTKCTATLAAIKKCIQDINTKDILEPKCASASPMYNPNENHRSVLEKPAEFILSPPRIPGLWCRNFNYAMSDWWSNDIQVQKALNVRPGTVLQWQRCNNSLAYTKDIPSVVYVHKELSTLGLEVLVE; this comes from the exons ATGGGGAAGTTCAGATGTTCTGTCCATTGGAAGTGCTTGTGTGGGCTGCTGCTGGTCTTTGTTGGAATCGTTGGTTCTCAGTCCATTGTCGAGTGCCTTCCTGGGTACCCCGGGAAGCTCCCCTTCAAGCTCGAAACCGG GTACGTAACCGTCGATAATTCCGAGCTGTTCTATTATTTCATTGAGTCATCAGGGAATCCCAAGGAGGACCCTATCTTCTTGTGGCTTACCGGAGGCCCTGGTTGTTCTTCCTTTAGTGGACTTGTCTACGAACTCG GTCCAATGGAGTTTGATATCGAAAACTATGTCGGAGGATTACCAAAGCTGCAACCTTACGAATATGCATGGACAAAG ACAGCCAGCATCATATTTCTTGATTCACCAGTCGGTACTGGCTTTTCCTATTCGACTACTGCTGAAGGTTGGTACTCTTCAGACTCAAAATCGGCATCCCAAGCATATCAGTTCCTGAGGAAG TGGATGATAGCGCACCCTCAATACCTCGCATTACAGCTATTCATTGGCGGAGATTCTTATTCAGGAATTATCGTTCCACAGGTCACCAAATATGTTGTGGATG GTAACAAAGATGGAGCGGATCCACCTTTCAATCTCAAG GGGTATCTCATCGGAAGTCCAGCAACAGACTCAGTTATCGATGAAAACTCCAAGATTGTCTTTTCCCACCGAATGGCGCTTATTTCTGATGAACTTTACGAG GCAGCCAAAACAAGTTGCAATGAAACCTATGTGAATGTCGACCCATCGAACACTAAGTGCACAGCTACTCTTGCAGCCATCAAAAAG TGCATCCAGGATATAAATACAAAGGACATCTTGGAACCCAAGTGCGCATCTGCATCCCCAATGTATAATCCCAACGAGAACCATCGATCAGTGCTTGAGAAGCCCGCGGAGTTCATTCTTTCACCTCCTAGAATTCCTGGCTTGTGGTGTCGG AACTTTAATTACGCTATGTCCGATTGGTGGTCGAATGATATTCAAGTTCAGAAAGCTCTGAATGTCCGACCG GGTACTGTACTGCAATGGCAGAGGTGTAACAACAGCTTAGCATACACAAAAGATATCCCAAGCGTCGTTTATGTTCACAAGGAACTTAGTACACTTGGTTTGGAAGTGTTGGTTGAGTg A
- the LOC116193543 gene encoding serine carboxypeptidase-like 18 isoform X2 → MGKFRCSVHWKCLCGLLLVFVGIVGSQSIVECLPGYPGKLPFKLETGYVTVDNSELFYYFIESSGNPKEDPIFLWLTGGPGCSSFSGLVYELGPMEFDIENYVGGLPKLQPYEYAWTKTASIIFLDSPVGTGFSYSTTAEGWYSSDSKSASQAYQFLRKWMIAHPQYLALQLFIGGDSYSGIIVPQVTKYVVDGNKDGADPPFNLKGYLIGSPATDSVIDENSKIVFSHRMALISDELYECIQDINTKDILEPKCASASPMYNPNENHRSVLEKPAEFILSPPRIPGLWCRNFNYAMSDWWSNDIQVQKALNVRPGTVLQWQRCNNSLAYTKDIPSVVYVHKELSTLGLEVLVECGDRDLVVPYVGTVNWITSLNLTVVNDWRPWFIDGQVAGYTKKYSEHGFCLTYTTIKGAGHTAPEYKRRECYEMFGRWIHYYPI, encoded by the exons ATGGGGAAGTTCAGATGTTCTGTCCATTGGAAGTGCTTGTGTGGGCTGCTGCTGGTCTTTGTTGGAATCGTTGGTTCTCAGTCCATTGTCGAGTGCCTTCCTGGGTACCCCGGGAAGCTCCCCTTCAAGCTCGAAACCGG GTACGTAACCGTCGATAATTCCGAGCTGTTCTATTATTTCATTGAGTCATCAGGGAATCCCAAGGAGGACCCTATCTTCTTGTGGCTTACCGGAGGCCCTGGTTGTTCTTCCTTTAGTGGACTTGTCTACGAACTCG GTCCAATGGAGTTTGATATCGAAAACTATGTCGGAGGATTACCAAAGCTGCAACCTTACGAATATGCATGGACAAAG ACAGCCAGCATCATATTTCTTGATTCACCAGTCGGTACTGGCTTTTCCTATTCGACTACTGCTGAAGGTTGGTACTCTTCAGACTCAAAATCGGCATCCCAAGCATATCAGTTCCTGAGGAAG TGGATGATAGCGCACCCTCAATACCTCGCATTACAGCTATTCATTGGCGGAGATTCTTATTCAGGAATTATCGTTCCACAGGTCACCAAATATGTTGTGGATG GTAACAAAGATGGAGCGGATCCACCTTTCAATCTCAAG GGGTATCTCATCGGAAGTCCAGCAACAGACTCAGTTATCGATGAAAACTCCAAGATTGTCTTTTCCCACCGAATGGCGCTTATTTCTGATGAACTTTACGAG TGCATCCAGGATATAAATACAAAGGACATCTTGGAACCCAAGTGCGCATCTGCATCCCCAATGTATAATCCCAACGAGAACCATCGATCAGTGCTTGAGAAGCCCGCGGAGTTCATTCTTTCACCTCCTAGAATTCCTGGCTTGTGGTGTCGG AACTTTAATTACGCTATGTCCGATTGGTGGTCGAATGATATTCAAGTTCAGAAAGCTCTGAATGTCCGACCG GGTACTGTACTGCAATGGCAGAGGTGTAACAACAGCTTAGCATACACAAAAGATATCCCAAGCGTCGTTTATGTTCACAAGGAACTTAGTACACTTGGTTTGGAAGTGTTGGTTGAGTg CGGGGACCGTGACCTGGTTGTTCCATATGTTGGTACTGTAAATTGGATAACGTCTCTGAACTTGACTGTCGTTAATGACTGGAGGCCGTGGTTTATCGATGGGCAAGTTGCAGG ATATACGAAGAAGTACTCGGAACATGGATTTTGTTTAACGTACACGACTATCAAG GGCGCAGGGCATACTGCGCCGGAGTACAAGCGAAGAGAATGTTATGAAATGTTCGGCAGATGGATCCACTACTATCCTATATAA